A genomic window from Terriglobia bacterium includes:
- a CDS encoding FliA/WhiG family RNA polymerase sigma factor, which produces MGSADTAYKMMDQHERDRLITEQLPQVRYIARRIHERLPQHVQLEDLVHAGVLGLIDAVHKYDSTKQVQFKSYAKFRIRGAILDSLRELDWSPRDLRRKARRIEEATASLNSKLGRAASETEIAAELHIDVEELHHILGELGGLDLGSLQIESASGGEMEDLCEYVAGNPEESPYFLCLQSEMKSALARAIGELGEKEQQVLSLYYFEELTMKEVGEVLGVGESRVSQIHSLALVRLRARMQELLVSKMMPGQTGHLVDALLEASWKRC; this is translated from the coding sequence ATGGGATCCGCCGACACTGCTTACAAGATGATGGACCAGCACGAGCGAGACCGCCTGATCACGGAACAATTACCGCAGGTGCGCTACATCGCGCGGCGAATCCATGAGCGCTTGCCGCAGCACGTGCAACTGGAAGACCTGGTGCATGCGGGAGTACTGGGACTGATTGACGCGGTGCACAAGTACGATTCGACCAAGCAGGTTCAGTTCAAGTCGTATGCGAAGTTCCGCATTCGGGGCGCAATCCTCGATAGTCTGCGCGAATTGGATTGGAGTCCGCGAGACCTTCGACGGAAGGCGCGGCGGATCGAAGAGGCGACGGCAAGTTTGAATTCAAAGCTGGGACGCGCGGCGAGCGAAACGGAAATAGCGGCAGAATTACACATCGACGTGGAAGAACTCCACCATATCCTCGGGGAACTCGGCGGACTCGACTTGGGGAGCTTGCAGATCGAATCGGCGTCGGGAGGTGAGATGGAGGACTTATGCGAATATGTGGCCGGAAATCCTGAAGAGAGCCCGTACTTCTTGTGCCTGCAGTCGGAGATGAAGTCGGCGCTGGCGCGAGCAATTGGCGAGCTAGGTGAGAAAGAACAGCAGGTTTTATCGCTCTACTACTTCGAAGAGCTGACGATGAAAGAAGTGGGCGAAGTGCTTGGTGTCGGCGAGTCTCGAGTTTCACAAATTCATTCGCTTGCGTTGGTTCGGTTGCGTGCGCGAATGCAGGAGTTGCTGGTTTCCAAGATGATGCCGGGGCAGACGGGTCATTTAGTCGATGCGTTGCTGGAGGCGTCATGGAAAAGGTGCTGA
- a CDS encoding response regulator, whose translation MKVRAMIVDDSSVMRKIVERSLRQAGIEISQVVEAGNGSEALGLLQTQSVDLILCDINMPVMDGLEFVRRAAKLENGPRAPIVMITTEGSESNVVHALQAGAKGYIRKPFTADQVKEQVTPLLERTI comes from the coding sequence ATGAAAGTTCGGGCCATGATAGTAGACGATTCGTCGGTCATGAGAAAGATCGTGGAGAGATCGTTGCGGCAGGCTGGGATCGAGATATCCCAGGTTGTGGAAGCGGGCAATGGTTCCGAGGCGCTTGGTCTTCTGCAAACTCAATCCGTGGATCTTATACTGTGCGACATCAACATGCCGGTAATGGACGGGTTAGAGTTTGTGCGGCGAGCTGCGAAGCTTGAGAATGGCCCGCGAGCCCCGATCGTGATGATTACAACCGAAGGCAGCGAGTCGAATGTTGTGCACGCATTGCAGGCGGGAGCGAAGGGATACATTCGCAAACCATTTACAGCCGACCAGGTGAAAGAGCAGGTCACTCCTCTGCTGGAAAGGACCATATGA
- the fliN gene encoding flagellar motor switch protein FliN, protein MIENREIRAVLATSGGLNGELMVEFSHKIAHELALALLGPEAQVAEAEEREALTELLRQVCGTAATALRPRFSEVSFAVALEDPKWTPQAFASLVLEKPEWSGAARLCFSEELLAGMRDLVIETDRPALEGAQSSGNLDLLMDVQLGVRLRFGSRRMRLREILELQPGSVVELDRQVQEPVDLLVDKKLIGRGEVVVVDGRYGLRVGEVVTARERVESLRKDPR, encoded by the coding sequence GTGATTGAGAACAGAGAGATTCGTGCGGTGCTTGCGACCTCAGGAGGACTCAATGGCGAGCTGATGGTTGAGTTCAGCCACAAGATTGCGCACGAACTGGCGCTGGCACTGTTAGGCCCGGAAGCCCAGGTCGCAGAAGCCGAAGAACGCGAAGCATTGACGGAATTATTGCGGCAGGTCTGCGGAACAGCTGCGACGGCGCTGCGACCGAGATTCTCGGAAGTGTCGTTCGCGGTTGCTCTTGAGGATCCGAAATGGACCCCTCAGGCGTTTGCGAGTCTTGTGCTCGAGAAACCGGAGTGGTCGGGAGCGGCAAGGTTGTGCTTCAGCGAGGAACTGCTGGCCGGGATGCGCGACCTTGTGATCGAGACGGACCGTCCGGCGCTGGAAGGGGCACAAAGTAGCGGGAATCTTGATCTGCTCATGGATGTGCAACTGGGCGTTCGGCTGCGATTCGGGAGCCGCCGAATGCGTTTGCGCGAAATCCTGGAACTCCAACCGGGATCAGTGGTGGAACTAGATCGGCAAGTGCAGGAACCGGTGGACCTGCTGGTGGACAAGAAACTGATTGGACGGGGTGAAGTCGTGGTGGTGGACGGTCGGTATGGATTACGAGTAGGAGAAGTCGTAACCGCGCGCGAGAGAGTTGAATCCCTGAGAAAGGATCCCAGATGA
- a CDS encoding chemotaxis protein CheX — MSAASAIDANWETVEHWRSMLEVATCEVFEIVLGSSLEATNKVSNGTVHEYTAIVGLAGSMCGVITLRCTAGSAALMASKMLGVPIVEAGGQSRDAIGEVCNMIAGNFKTKLTNLASQCMLSVPTVITGADYQLHSLSEGATAEATLRFEDEILCVTLEVTATV; from the coding sequence ATGAGCGCGGCATCCGCGATAGATGCGAACTGGGAAACCGTCGAGCACTGGCGCTCCATGCTGGAAGTGGCCACATGCGAGGTGTTCGAGATCGTGTTGGGTAGCAGCCTGGAGGCAACCAATAAGGTGTCAAACGGAACCGTTCACGAATACACAGCCATCGTTGGATTGGCGGGCTCAATGTGCGGAGTCATCACCCTGCGTTGCACAGCAGGTTCGGCTGCATTGATGGCTTCGAAGATGCTGGGCGTTCCAATTGTGGAAGCTGGTGGCCAGAGCCGCGATGCAATCGGGGAAGTCTGCAACATGATCGCGGGAAACTTTAAGACCAAGCTCACGAACCTCGCCAGCCAGTGCATGCTTTCTGTGCCAACCGTAATTACGGGGGCAGATTACCAACTGCATTCGCTCTCCGAAGGGGCCACGGCGGAAGCGACTTTGCGATTTGAAGATGAAATCCTTTGCGTCACTCTAGAGGTGACTGCGACGGTATAG
- a CDS encoding FliM/FliN family flagellar motor switch protein, with protein MEKVLNQDQIDAMVRAARGRPTEGIANEERVKPWNCAESGQIGRESLRAITQLHEAFARNLTHSLGAYLRVVFDANLVSVEQLPYSDVLTRFPELTYLATAHIEPANASVAFQMDLSLAFPIIDLLLGGIGEAEAEVREITEIEEQILDGVVRIVCKELEISWQPAGLAVSFEHRQTPGQMQQLMAPNEKTLALSFEIRMAESRGVFNVVCPSSVSNILLRKLADNWAYRRPKELSECSQQLIARLLECPFLAELSLEPQPMDARRLVELVPGETVQFERQVEQPVRLLVANQSCFEADVVRIGSRRAGHIGARIVPLQS; from the coding sequence ATGGAAAAGGTGCTGAACCAGGATCAAATCGATGCGATGGTCAGGGCAGCGCGTGGTCGCCCGACAGAAGGCATTGCAAATGAAGAACGTGTAAAACCATGGAATTGTGCCGAAAGCGGACAGATCGGGAGGGAATCGCTGCGTGCGATCACGCAACTGCATGAAGCATTTGCCCGCAATCTTACGCACTCATTGGGAGCATATCTGAGAGTGGTATTCGACGCGAATCTGGTTTCGGTAGAACAGCTGCCGTACAGCGATGTACTGACGCGGTTTCCGGAACTGACTTATCTCGCAACAGCACACATCGAACCAGCGAATGCGAGCGTTGCGTTTCAAATGGACTTGTCTCTGGCATTTCCGATCATCGATCTACTGCTGGGCGGCATCGGCGAGGCGGAGGCGGAAGTGCGCGAGATCACGGAAATCGAGGAGCAGATCCTGGATGGAGTGGTGCGAATCGTCTGCAAGGAATTGGAAATATCGTGGCAGCCTGCAGGGCTGGCGGTGTCATTCGAGCATAGGCAGACGCCGGGGCAAATGCAGCAACTGATGGCGCCGAACGAAAAGACACTGGCTCTGAGCTTCGAGATTCGCATGGCTGAGAGCCGGGGAGTATTCAACGTGGTCTGCCCGTCATCTGTCTCGAACATTCTGTTGCGGAAGCTCGCGGACAACTGGGCATACCGGCGGCCCAAAGAACTATCCGAGTGTAGCCAGCAACTGATCGCCCGTTTGCTGGAGTGTCCGTTCCTGGCGGAACTCTCGCTCGAACCGCAGCCGATGGATGCGCGGCGATTGGTGGAACTTGTGCCAGGGGAGACCGTTCAATTCGAGCGGCAGGTGGAACAACCGGTCCGGTTGCTGGTTGCAAATCAATCTTGTTTCGAGGCAGACGTGGTGCGAATAGGTTCGCGAAGGGCGGGCCATATCGGCGCCCGGATTGTGCCCTTGCAGAGCTAG
- the flgF gene encoding flagellar basal-body rod protein FlgF, translated as MDSGFYAACAGLIAKMQALDLAANNLANSGTAGYRGQREVFRQLLAGTVPVGQLNRVVNAYGVMGDTTTDFSQGSLQKTDNPLDFAIEGRAMFAVKTSEGVRYTRAGDFDLGADRKLVTQDGDEVLGEQGAIRIPEGKLTVSDDGTLSINGAVAGRLKLIEFNPATRLTPVGDAYYSAPTAAAQPAKGSVLRQGMIEGSNVQPLTAAVNLIAIQRNSESLQRALYLFHNEFNRIAAQELPRIG; from the coding sequence GTGGATAGTGGTTTTTATGCTGCATGTGCGGGATTGATCGCGAAGATGCAAGCGCTCGATCTTGCGGCGAACAACCTGGCGAACAGTGGCACCGCCGGCTACCGAGGACAACGCGAAGTGTTTCGGCAGTTGCTGGCCGGCACCGTACCCGTCGGACAACTCAATCGGGTGGTGAATGCCTACGGGGTTATGGGCGATACGACCACCGACTTCAGTCAAGGGTCGCTGCAGAAAACCGACAATCCCCTGGATTTTGCCATCGAGGGCCGCGCGATGTTTGCGGTGAAAACTTCCGAAGGCGTGCGTTACACGCGGGCAGGCGATTTTGACCTGGGGGCCGATCGCAAGTTGGTTACGCAAGATGGGGACGAGGTGCTGGGTGAGCAAGGTGCGATTCGGATTCCCGAAGGCAAACTGACGGTGAGCGACGACGGAACACTCTCGATCAATGGCGCGGTTGCGGGACGCTTAAAGCTGATTGAGTTCAACCCCGCAACCAGGCTCACGCCGGTTGGAGACGCTTACTATTCCGCGCCAACCGCCGCTGCTCAGCCGGCGAAGGGTTCGGTGCTACGCCAGGGGATGATCGAGGGCTCCAACGTACAGCCCCTCACGGCGGCAGTAAACCTGATTGCGATACAACGAAATTCGGAGAGCTTGCAGCGCGCGCTGTACCTATTTCATAACGAATTCAACAGGATTGCGGCGCAGGAATTGCCGCGAATCGGTTAG
- the flhA gene encoding flagellar biosynthesis protein FlhA: MSVPAQAPTKLSAAAEWIIPSAAVSLVFVMLVPMPSLLLDLLLALSITASVLVLLSAVHILRPVQFSVFPSLLLLLTLFRLSLNLASSRRILLHGNEGVSAAGSVIQAFGQFVVGGNYVVGFVLFLALIAIQYMVVSHGAVRTAEVTARFTLDAMPGKQMAIDADLNAGLIDEAEARSRRESVARESEFYGAMDGAARFNQRDALATVLITAINIIAGFLIGVFQLDIPFREALKTYTVLTVGDGLVTMIPSLLVSIAGAIVVTRASSQSSLGTDVGEQLLGRSRPLWIGAGTMLLLALVPGLPKVSFIAMAVGVGFLARRAKRQQDATTAAKAKATEPEGKHPVGDIADALPLLDELSLEVGYGLVPIVDTRQGGQLLSRVRALRKHLAQQLGFVVPPVHITDNLRLKPHEYVICLRGVEVSRWEMQADRLLAISSSAEEPAIPGIETKEPAFGVSARWIVPAARDQAVAAGFAVVDQTSVLATHLAEVIRQNAHELLTRQEAKRLLDRLSESHPKLAEELVPKLLSLGEVQRVLQQLLREQVSIRDLGTILESMVEMAAISKNPVLLVESARQSLSRALVKPLLSGDGTLKVLALDAEIEEELTRAFDPQAAAPAQLPLQPSFARRLLEGMKRLAGEQLSLASPVLLCPTPARFHLRRLLEPFIPKLVVLSPGEVPPTVPVQTLGMVR, translated from the coding sequence ATGAGCGTCCCGGCGCAGGCGCCAACGAAGCTCTCCGCGGCCGCGGAGTGGATCATTCCATCGGCGGCGGTATCGCTCGTATTCGTGATGCTGGTGCCGATGCCGTCACTGCTTCTCGATTTGCTGCTGGCACTGAGCATCACGGCTTCCGTGCTGGTGTTGTTATCAGCGGTGCACATCCTCCGTCCCGTGCAGTTCTCTGTATTCCCCAGCCTGCTTTTGTTGCTGACGTTGTTCAGGTTGTCGCTGAACCTGGCGAGCAGCCGGCGAATTCTGCTGCATGGGAACGAGGGCGTCTCGGCGGCTGGAAGCGTAATCCAGGCGTTCGGACAATTCGTGGTCGGCGGTAATTATGTTGTTGGATTCGTGTTGTTCCTGGCGCTGATCGCGATCCAGTACATGGTAGTCAGCCACGGTGCGGTGCGTACGGCGGAAGTGACGGCGCGCTTCACTCTCGATGCCATGCCGGGCAAGCAGATGGCGATCGATGCCGACCTGAATGCGGGGCTGATCGATGAGGCTGAGGCGCGGAGCCGGCGTGAGTCGGTGGCGCGGGAATCGGAATTCTATGGCGCAATGGATGGCGCGGCCAGGTTCAACCAGCGCGATGCGCTGGCAACGGTCCTGATCACGGCGATCAACATTATCGCGGGATTCCTGATCGGTGTTTTCCAACTCGACATTCCATTTCGCGAGGCGCTGAAGACTTACACCGTGCTCACCGTTGGCGATGGGTTGGTGACGATGATTCCGTCGCTGCTTGTATCGATTGCGGGTGCGATCGTCGTGACACGGGCTTCGTCGCAGAGCAGCCTGGGCACAGATGTGGGAGAGCAGTTGCTCGGGCGCAGCCGTCCGCTGTGGATCGGCGCCGGGACAATGCTGCTGCTGGCGCTGGTGCCGGGGCTGCCGAAAGTTTCGTTCATCGCGATGGCGGTCGGAGTCGGGTTCCTGGCGCGACGCGCCAAGAGGCAGCAGGACGCAACCACGGCGGCAAAGGCTAAGGCGACGGAACCGGAGGGTAAGCATCCGGTTGGAGACATTGCGGATGCATTGCCACTACTGGATGAACTCAGCCTCGAAGTTGGATATGGGTTGGTTCCGATCGTCGACACGCGACAGGGTGGACAGTTGCTGTCGCGGGTGCGAGCGTTACGCAAACATTTGGCACAGCAGTTGGGATTCGTAGTCCCCCCTGTACACATTACCGACAACCTTCGACTGAAACCGCACGAGTACGTGATCTGCCTCCGCGGGGTGGAAGTGTCGCGCTGGGAGATGCAGGCGGACCGTTTGCTGGCGATCAGTTCGTCCGCGGAGGAGCCCGCGATTCCAGGTATCGAAACGAAAGAGCCCGCGTTTGGCGTAAGTGCTCGATGGATTGTGCCGGCGGCGCGCGACCAGGCTGTCGCGGCGGGATTCGCAGTCGTAGACCAGACATCGGTTCTGGCGACACATCTGGCGGAGGTAATTCGGCAGAACGCGCACGAGTTGCTGACGCGCCAGGAGGCGAAGCGGCTCCTGGATCGGTTGAGCGAGAGTCACCCGAAACTGGCCGAAGAACTTGTTCCGAAACTGCTGAGCCTCGGCGAGGTGCAGCGCGTGCTGCAACAGTTGCTCCGGGAGCAGGTGTCGATCCGCGACCTCGGGACAATTCTGGAGAGCATGGTGGAGATGGCGGCGATCAGCAAGAACCCGGTGCTGCTCGTGGAGTCGGCCCGGCAATCGCTGAGCCGGGCACTGGTAAAACCGCTGCTTTCGGGCGACGGCACGCTCAAGGTGCTGGCGCTTGACGCGGAGATCGAAGAAGAACTGACGCGGGCATTCGACCCCCAGGCTGCCGCACCGGCGCAGTTGCCGCTACAACCGTCGTTCGCACGGCGATTGCTGGAGGGAATGAAACGACTGGCGGGAGAGCAGTTGTCGCTGGCCTCGCCCGTCCTGTTGTGTCCGACACCGGCCAGGTTCCATCTGCGGCGGTTGCTGGAGCCGTTTATTCCGAAATTGGTAGTGCTGTCGCCGGGAGAGGTCCCGCCGACTGTGCCGGTGCAAACGTTAGGAATGGTGCGATAG